Below is a window of Poseidonibacter antarcticus DNA.
TTTATGTAGATAATACCTTGTACAAAAATAATCCTAATACAAATGCTATTCTTCTAAAAAAAGTTCCTATAATAACTCCAAATGAATATAAAAAATTAATTGAAGAAGATGAAACTTTAGCAGATGGTGACATAAAAGATATGAATAAAGAATTTATGGACTTTTATAATGAATGGAAAAATGTAAAATATCGATATGGAGGGAATTCTAAAAAAGGTATAGATTGCTCTGCCTTTACTCAAAGAATTTATAAGGAAAAATTTGATATCAAAATTCCAAGAAGTACTAGAACTCAGGTAAAAATTGGTAAAAAAATTAAAAAATCTGAACTTGAACTAGGTGATCTCATTTTCTTTAAAACAGGTAAAATTGACAGACATGTTGGTGTATATATGGGGAATGGTGATTTTATGCATGCATCAATTAAAGGTGTTAAATTTTCAAAACTTAATAAGCCATTTTATAAAAAAGCATATTGGACTTCAAGAAGAATTATTTACTAATTTTAAAAACCTCCATACAATAACAATGCTATTGGTATATAAATTATAGAAATCAGATTACTAAGTAAAACCGTAAAAGATGCTTTTTGTGGTTTTGCATTTAGAAGAACTGCTAGCGTTATTGTATTACCAGCAAGTGGTACTATAGAAAATAAAAATAGAACATCATAAATATCTTTACTTAATAATCCTAAAAAATTCTTATCAATAAATATTATCAATAGTATACTAGCTGGCCAAAAAATAAATTTGAAAAAATAAGCTATTTTTATATACTTTTTATCCATATCTTCTTCAAGATTAAAACCTTTCATTCCCATTCCTAGCATCATCATTCCTAAAATTCCAAATACCCATTTTATAACTTCAAAATATGGTATTACAAATTCTGGTATTTCAACACCTGAAAAGTTTAATGTAAGTCCTGCAATAAAAGCATAAAGTAGAGGTAATTTTATTATTTTAACTATTGATTGTCTTGCTGTAAATGAACCTTTTGCTGTAACAAAGAAACCTGTAGTATTTTCATAAAGCAAAGAAGCTAATGTTGCAAAAATAAATATATTTGCATTTTCTGGTGAGAGCAAAATCATAGCAAGAGGAATCCCAAAATATCCAGTATTTCCAGTTCCGCAAGTAAATGCAAGAGTATTAACACTTGCATCTTTCCATTCATTCTTATATCTATACAAAATAAAAAAAGCAATACTAGAACCAAATATAAATACAAAAACTGGTAAAAATAAGAGTTGTAAATTAATATCAATAGAAAGTGTCGCAAAAAATATTACAACTGGTCCTAATATATAAATAAGAATAAAAGCTACATAATCTCTTCTAACTTTTAAATATCTTGTTAAAATATATCCAAATATAATGTTTGCATATAAAGGAGAAATTTTTGATAATAATATAAAAAATAAATTCATTAGGTGGTCACTTTTTCATAAGTTTGGCTAATTGTAACGAATAAAAGTAAAAAGAAGGTAAATACAAATATTTATAAGTTAGGAAGCAGAAAGGATACAAATGAGTTTGTACCTACCTCTTTTACATTAAAACTATAGCATAGTTGTGTGATAATTATATGATAATTGTATTATTTTTTCTACAATTGTAAATATTTTGATAAAAGAAATAAAAATAAAACGCAAATAAAATACATTTTAAGTGCATAAAATATATTTAGTTTGAATATTCTTGAACCTTTCACATTATATCTTGCAACAATTGTTAAATTTAATCCACTAAATGGAGATGTTGAAACTGTTGTAGACCAAGCCATTAAAAAAGTAACTGCAAGAAGTGTATGATTTACATTACTTAAAAAATCTCCAATTATTGCAATTGTAATAATTGGATGGATACCTACAAAAGCTAAAATAATAAATATTCCTAAAAGAATTGAAGCTATAAACCAATCAAATGTTTCAAAAGGAAGAGGAAGATTTAAACCAATTAAAATAGCGCTAACTGACATTCCAAACATTCCAGCAACTAAAAATAGTGATATTTCCATTTTCATATTTGGTAATTCTTTACTTATATGATTAGTTAACTTTAAAACTGAATTTTTTAAACCTTCTTTAATTGGTAAAACAATTAATGTAAGCAATAAAGCAAAAGATGCAACTAAAATAATCACTTTAATATCAGGATAAAAATGATTAGTAAGTAAAACTAAAAAAGCCAAGCAAAGAGGTAAATATAAATTATCAAAAGATAAGGGATAACCACTAAATTCTTTTATTTTAAACTCTTTATTTTTAATTACTTCATAATATGAAATTAAAAAAGTGATTATACTTAAAAAAATACCATTTATTAAAACAATAGAAGTTGATAAATTTGGTGTATATGTAATAGCAGCAGCAAAAGCTACGAAAAATGGAGACCAGTATGCATCTGATGCAAATGCTCTTGTTAAAAGAACTATTTGTGCATTTGTCAAAGGAGCTTTTTTATATAGTTTATCTGCTACAAGAATTAAAGAAGAAAGATTAATCACTGAACCAAATAAGTGAACACCTAAATATGTTTTGAAAAAAGATAACTTTCCTTTTGGTAGCTTATCTTCTTTATCTATTTTAGGAATTGCTATAAGTCTTAAAAAAGCAACTCCAATAAGTAAGGTTAATAAATATTGATTTACAGTAAACACTTTTACTATATTTATTTCAAAACCATTAAGATAAGAAATTAAAAAAGTGATTAGACTTAAAGAAAAAAGTATTATTATCATCTTCTTGTTTTTTATAGAAAAGAATAAAAGAAAAAGTGAAATCCATGCTAAAAATCCTGAATATATCAATAAATCATTATTATAAAAGTATGCAAAAATACTAGATAAAAAAGATAAAAAGATTAATACACCTGAAATACTTGTAATCATATTCATAATTTACCTAACTTTTTTTTAAAAAAATTGATAAATAAATACCAAGACCTATAAATAAAATACCAAAGATATGATAAACCTCTAATCTTTCACCTAAAAATAAATAGGCTAATATAGCACCAAATATTGGCATCAAGTGTGTAAATTGACCTGCTTTGTTTGCACCAATTTGAGCAATCGCTGTATTCCAAAAATAAAATGATAATAATGATGGAAAAACAACAATATAAATAAGTGAATAAAGAACTTTAGCATTTTCAAAATGACTAAATTCTAAGCTATAACCAGCATAAAAATAAACAATAGCTAGTATAATAATACCAATAAACACAGTTATACTTAAGAAATCTAAAGCATTTAATTCTTTTGGTTTATATTTTAGAAGAACTGTATATAAAGCCCAATTAAGACATGCGAAAAGTATCCATAAATCTCCATGCGTAAACTCTAAAGTTATAATATTTTCTAAACTACCTTTTAAAATTAAAAATATAACTCCTAATGTTGAAAGAAGTATTCCCAAAGCTTGGATTTTTGTTATAGAAGTTTTTAGTATTATTGAGGATAAAACAATAATCATAATTGGAATACTTGAATTAATCAATAAAGCATTTGTAGCTGTTGTTGTTTGTAATCCAAGATATAAAAATGTATTAAACCCAGAAATCCCAATAATCCCAAAAATTAAAAGAATAAGATATTCTTTTTTAAAAATATTCATAATATGTTTAAATCTATATATCAAATATGGTAACAAAATTAAAGCAACAAAAAACCATCTAAAAAAAGATAACTCAATTGCTGATATTTCTGTTGAAACCATACGACCAAAGACAAAATTTCCAGACCAAAATAAAACAGCAAGTGTTAAGAAAATCATATATTTCATATTAATGCTCTAAAGCTCTTTTTTTATTATATGTATATTCTAATATAGTAGAAATTGTTCTAGTATAAGGAGCATCTAATCCTTGTTTTTCACAATTTTTTATAACAACACCACAAATTTCATCAAGTTCTATATCTCTGTTATGTTCAGTATCAATTAACATTGAAGGTTTTATTGATTCAAAGTTTGTCATAAGTTTGAACATTTTATCAGCACCCTCTTTTGATATATTAACTCCAACTGCTTTTGAAGCAAGTGCAGCCTCAAGCATAAGTCCATAAATTAATTTTGAAGTTTTTTCATTATTTATTAATATTCCTGATTCTTCATGTAATAATGCACAAATAGCATTTACTCCATTGTTAATAATTAACTTCGTCCATAACTCTAGTCTTATCTTATGCGTTAAAATAGTAGTAGTTTTTGTTTTATCTAACTCTTTTTTTAGATTTTCTAAAAACTCTTTATTTTTATCATTTGGATATAGTGCACCTAGTATTGTCTGTACCTCACCTGTAGCATCAACTAAACCTAACTTAATAGTATGAGTAGCAATAAGTCTTGTTAGTCCTCCAATAACATAATCAGGACAATAATATTCAGCCATAATATCTTCATTTTCAACACCATTTTGCAATGAAACAAAATATGGTATATCTTTACAATCTTCTGTCCAAGTAGCTAAACTTTGTGAGATACTTTTTGTGCTCATAGATTTTGTTGCTAAAAAAACAACATTTATATCTTTTGGATTTAATTCTTGTAATTCTTCCATACTTATAGTATCTATTTTATCTTCAATTATATAATTTGGATGAACTAGCTTCATTTTATATTTTCTTAAATATTCTAAATTTTTTCCTCTAGCTACAAATTTAACATTATGACCAATATTATGTAAAATCATTCCATAAAAAGCGCCAACTCCACCTGCTCCAATAACAATTATATTCATATTTTATTCCTATATAACATATTTATATTTTTAAAACGATATTATATACAAATTGTGTATAATCCAAATAAAAAGGAATATCTTGATTAGACTTGGTTCAAATTCACCTACGAGAGCTTTAATACTAAAGAATGCAAATATAAATTTTATTCAAAATGGCGGAACTTTTGATGAAGATAGTATAAAAACAACAAATCCAAAATCTTTTTGTTATGAAGCAACAAAAGGAAAATTTGAAGAATTATATAAAAAATATGGTGTAAAACAGATGCCACTTTTAGTTGCAGATAGTGTGGTTACTTCAAATGGTTTACTTCTTAGAAAAGCAAAAGATAAAAATGATGCAAGAAGAATGTTAGAAATTCAAAGTGGCAATAAAACATCAGTAATTACATGTATGATTTATAAATCACAAGAAAAAGAAATTATTGATGTTTCAATTACTACATATTTATTTGAAAAATTTAATCAAAATCATATGAATGAATATATAAACTCAGGTGAGTGTTTTGGAAAAGCAGGAGCTATTATGGTTGAGGGATTTTGTAAACCATATATAAAAAGTGTACAAGGATATGAAAGTACAGCAATGGGTCTTTGTGTTGAGAAATTAAAAGCTTATATATGAAAATTATAAAAATATTAGCTAGTATTTTCTTAATTATTTTTTTTACAGCTTGTAGTAGTAAAATAGCTGATAAGAATCAAATGAAATTAAAAAATA
It encodes the following:
- a CDS encoding tellurium resistance protein TerC, which codes for MNMITSISGVLIFLSFLSSIFAYFYNNDLLIYSGFLAWISLFLLFFSIKNKKMIIILFSLSLITFLISYLNGFEINIVKVFTVNQYLLTLLIGVAFLRLIAIPKIDKEDKLPKGKLSFFKTYLGVHLFGSVINLSSLILVADKLYKKAPLTNAQIVLLTRAFASDAYWSPFFVAFAAAITYTPNLSTSIVLINGIFLSIITFLISYYEVIKNKEFKIKEFSGYPLSFDNLYLPLCLAFLVLLTNHFYPDIKVIILVASFALLLTLIVLPIKEGLKNSVLKLTNHISKELPNMKMEISLFLVAGMFGMSVSAILIGLNLPLPFETFDWFIASILLGIFIILAFVGIHPIITIAIIGDFLSNVNHTLLAVTFLMAWSTTVSTSPFSGLNLTIVARYNVKGSRIFKLNIFYALKMYFICVLFLFLLSKYLQL
- a CDS encoding DMT family transporter — protein: MKYMIFLTLAVLFWSGNFVFGRMVSTEISAIELSFFRWFFVALILLPYLIYRFKHIMNIFKKEYLILLIFGIIGISGFNTFLYLGLQTTTATNALLINSSIPIMIIVLSSIILKTSITKIQALGILLSTLGVIFLILKGSLENIITLEFTHGDLWILFACLNWALYTVLLKYKPKELNALDFLSITVFIGIIILAIVYFYAGYSLEFSHFENAKVLYSLIYIVVFPSLLSFYFWNTAIAQIGANKAGQFTHLMPIFGAILAYLFLGERLEVYHIFGILFIGLGIYLSIFLKKS
- the maf gene encoding septum formation inhibitor Maf; the protein is MIRLGSNSPTRALILKNANINFIQNGGTFDEDSIKTTNPKSFCYEATKGKFEELYKKYGVKQMPLLVADSVVTSNGLLLRKAKDKNDARRMLEIQSGNKTSVITCMIYKSQEKEIIDVSITTYLFEKFNQNHMNEYINSGECFGKAGAIMVEGFCKPYIKSVQGYESTAMGLCVEKLKAYI
- a CDS encoding ketopantoate reductase family protein — protein: MNIIVIGAGGVGAFYGMILHNIGHNVKFVARGKNLEYLRKYKMKLVHPNYIIEDKIDTISMEELQELNPKDINVVFLATKSMSTKSISQSLATWTEDCKDIPYFVSLQNGVENEDIMAEYYCPDYVIGGLTRLIATHTIKLGLVDATGEVQTILGALYPNDKNKEFLENLKKELDKTKTTTILTHKIRLELWTKLIINNGVNAICALLHEESGILINNEKTSKLIYGLMLEAALASKAVGVNISKEGADKMFKLMTNFESIKPSMLIDTEHNRDIELDEICGVVIKNCEKQGLDAPYTRTISTILEYTYNKKRALEH
- a CDS encoding NlpC/P60 family protein encodes the protein MVNKSHLALPLFLFFIGCQNKSDIYVDNTLYKNNPNTNAILLKKVPIITPNEYKKLIEEDETLADGDIKDMNKEFMDFYNEWKNVKYRYGGNSKKGIDCSAFTQRIYKEKFDIKIPRSTRTQVKIGKKIKKSELELGDLIFFKTGKIDRHVGVYMGNGDFMHASIKGVKFSKLNKPFYKKAYWTSRRIIY
- a CDS encoding AEC family transporter, coding for MNLFFILLSKISPLYANIIFGYILTRYLKVRRDYVAFILIYILGPVVIFFATLSIDINLQLLFLPVFVFIFGSSIAFFILYRYKNEWKDASVNTLAFTCGTGNTGYFGIPLAMILLSPENANIFIFATLASLLYENTTGFFVTAKGSFTARQSIVKIIKLPLLYAFIAGLTLNFSGVEIPEFVIPYFEVIKWVFGILGMMMLGMGMKGFNLEEDMDKKYIKIAYFFKFIFWPASILLIIFIDKNFLGLLSKDIYDVLFLFSIVPLAGNTITLAVLLNAKPQKASFTVLLSNLISIIYIPIALLLYGGF